Below is a window of Rhizobium jaguaris DNA.
GACGAGCTGGTAGAATGGCTTGGCGACCGTGCCGCAGCCGGCCGCACTGTGCCGAAAGGCTTCCCCAGAAGCGGCAGGTTCTCAGGCTGAGGTCAGCGGTGGCAAAGTCCGAGCAATCGACCCGGTAGGCCGCGATTGCAACGACGAATGCTTTGGGCGGAAGCAAAGGTTGAGAGAGACGGAACGCGAGCCCGTTATTCCTCGTAGGGAATGCAAACGTCTCTAAGGAAACGCGTAGCGCCTTCTTCATCAATTTCACCGGCGGCAACGGCAAGCACAAAGCTGTAGAGATTGGCGTCCGTTGTCTGGATCTTGTAACCATTGTCCATAAGGAAGATAGCCGCGGCCACGATGGCGATGCGCTTGTTGCCATCCACAAATACATGGTTTTTGGCCAAGCCAAAAAGATAGGCTGCAGCGAGTTCGGCAACATCCTCGCTACCGTATTGGGCTTTATTGATAGGACGCGCCAAGGCGGATTCGAGGGCACCTTCGTCTCGTAATCCGTATGAGCCTCCAAATCGTTTGATTTGTATCTTGTGCAATTGTTCGACGAGCGTTCGCGTCAAGAAGATGACAGGCATTATTCTGCCAACTTCTTCAGCGCCACTTTGTATTGATCCATGAAACGCTGCGCATGTTCCATTTGACGCGCAAAGTCCGCGTCCGTGGGCTGCAGGCGCAGTTCACCGTCTTGCATGCTGAGTTCGAGCGTATCGCCGGCCTCAAGGCCCATTCGATCAAGAATTTCTCTCGGAATAATCACGCCTTCGGAATTGCCGATCTTGCGGATAACGACGTTCATGGTTTTGCTCCTCATGTAATAACGGCGTTATAACACTTCGAATGGGCTGCTGCAAATATGCAGTTCGCTACCCCAACGCAGCCGCCATTCTCGCCCTGACCAGCGCCTGCCATAACGAATGAGCAGCGAGCGCCAGGATCAGCACCAGCCCGCCGGTAAGCGTCATGTTGCTTGGCGCTTCGGCAAAGATCAGCCAGACCCAGATCGGCGCCAGGATCGTTTCCAGCAGATAGAACATCGCCACTTCCGGCGCCGAGAGAAAGCGTGTGCCGGTGGCAAGGCACCAGAAGGAGAGGGGCATCAGGACCGCGCCGTCGAGCAGGATCCAGGCGGGATGATCGATGGCGATGCTTGACGGAATGACATGGTAGAGGCCGACCGCGGCAGGGATAATGGCGGACAATAGAGATGCAAAGCCCATATCCCGGCGCGAGGCTCGGGCGATTGTGATGGCGCAGGCGATGAAAAAGGACGCGAGAACCGACAGCGCGTCACCGAGGAAATGGCCGCCCTCCATGCCATCCTGCACGATCAGGCCGACGCCGAAGATCATCGCGATCATGGTGACGATGGTGGAATGAGCAGGGCGCTCCTTCAGGAAAATCCAGGAGAGGAGTGCGGCAAACATCGGATTGAGAGCGATGATGAACACCACATTCGCTGCCGTCGTATAGTAGATGGCGAGGAGAAAGGTGATGGTCGTCAAACCGTAGAAGAGGCCGACTGGAAGCCCGATCCAGCCCGGCAGAATGCTGCGCAGCGACCCGGTGACGCGGCGGATGACGATAAGTGCAACCAGCGACACGAAGATCGTCGCAAGGCTGCGCACCGACAGGACAGACCAGACGTCGCCGCTCGAAAGCCGAATCAGTGGGATATCCATCGACAGCGCGAGACCGCCGATCGTGGTCAGCAGCAAGCCTTTTCCGTGATGCGAGAGATGGGAGACCATTCAGTGAGAGATGTCTTCGACGGCATCCGCCGGGTCGAAGCGCTCCCAGCCGCGTGGCGTCAGATGCTCCTGCGGCTGGAACCGTGTCTTGTAGTCCATCTTGCGCGAGCCTTTGACCCAATAGCCGAGATAGACGTGCGGCAGGCCGAGCGCCTTGGTCCGCTTGATGTGATCTAGGATCATGAATGTGCCAAGCGAGCGATGGTCGAGATCGGGATTGAAATAGGAATAGACCATCGACAGCCCGTCGCTCATCACGTCGGTTAACGCCGCTGCCAGTAGCTCGCCCTTCGGCCGCTGCTCCAGTCCGGAGCCTTCCTCGCGCCGGCGATATTCGATGATGCGGGTGTTGACGTGGGTATCTTCGACCATGATCGCGTAGTCGAGTACGGTCATATCGGACATGCCGCCTTGCTGATGGCGATCATCGAGATAGCGGCGGAAGAGGGAATATTGTTCGCTCGACGGCTGCGCGGGAAATTCGGTGGCGATGATATCGCTATTGGACGCCAAAACGCGCTTCATGGACCGGCTGGGAATGAATTCCTGAGCGAGAATGCGAACGGAAATACAGGCGCGGCAGGATTCGCAAGCGGGGCGGTAGGCGATGTTCTGCGAGCGACGGAAGCCGCCCTGGGTCAAAATGTCGTTCATTTCCGCGGCGCGCGGACCGACGAGATGGGTGAAGACCTTGCGCTCCATCTCGCGCGGCAGGTACGGGCAGGCTGCCGGTGCCGTCAGATAAAACTGCGGGGATGGCGTCGACTGCGTGTTCATCTGCCGCTGATTGACCTTTCGTTCGGCATTCGGCTTCTCATTTTTACAAGCATGGCCCAAGTTTAGAAAACGTCAACTATGTCCTTTGTGCAAGGTCACAGTTTCCCGGCTTGTTTAGAAGCAAAACGCCCCTTCGTGCATGGTGGTCGGTCCGGACGACCGGACCGTTCGGATATGGTATTGGGTTGATATCGGCGTAATTTAGGCCGTTCGGATGATGACGGTGCCGAGCAACAGGTCATGGACCAGGCGGCTGCGTTCTATGAACAGGCCCGCCAGCAGAATGAGCGGCGTCAGAACCGAGTTCAGGATCCAGAACAACGCCAGATGCACGATCGCGGTGAGAAAATCCATCGGCCGGCCATCCAGTCGCACCATGGCGATGCCCATAGCCCGCATGCCGAGCGAGGCCTGATGCGGCCCACCAAGCGTCCAGCCGAAATAGAAACCGGCGACGATGATGAACAGAACGGGGTAGAGCACGAAGCCCAGCCCAAGCGTCAGTATCGAAACGAAGAATAGGAGGACCGCTGCCGGGATGCAGAGCAGACCGACGATGACGTAATCGAGGATGAAGGCGAAGATGCGCCGGCTCAGCACACCACTATAGGCGCGCCAGTCGTCCGGTGCTGCATAAAGCGGGCTGGGGTTCAGGCTCATTGTCTTCCTCCTTCGCGAATAACCCCTTCAATCGTTCCGATTTAAGGAAAGGCTTGTCCGCAGGTTAAAGATTCTACTACGACCTTTACGCATCCGACAGGACGCGCGGCGCAGTAGGGAAACATTTGCCGAACATATGGTGAGAGGTCCGGCAAATGCAATAAGCTTGTGGCCAGTGATTACCTCTTTGCCAGCTGTCTCGCCACTTCCACCGCAAAATAGGTAAGGATACCGTCGCAGCCGGCGCGCTTGAAGGCGAGCAGGGTCTCCAGCATCACCCGTTCGCCGTCGATCCAGCCGTTGGCGGTGGCCGCCTTGATCATCGAGTATTCGCCGGAGACTTGATAGGCGAAGGTCGGAAGGCCAAACGCCTCTTTCAGCCGCCAACAGATGTCGAGATAGGGCAGGCCGGGCTTGACCATCAGCATGTCGGCGCCTTCCTCGACGTCGAGGGCAGCGTCTCGTACCGCCTCGGTGCCGTTGGCCGGGTCGATATAATAGGTCTTCTTGTCGCCTTTCAGCAGGCCGCCGGTCGAGATCGCCTCGCGATAGGGGCCGTAGAAGGCCGAGCTGAACTTGGTGGCATAGCTCATGATGCCGACGCTCTGGTGGCCGGCAGCGTCGAGCGCATGGCGGATGGCGCCGATGCGCCCATCCATCATTTCCGACGGTGCAATGATATCGGCGCCGGCATCTGCCTGGTAGACGGCGGCGCGTGCCACCTGTTCGACGGTCTCGTCGTTGACGATCTCGTTGCCGCGCAGAATGCCGTCATGGCCATGGCTGGTGAAGGGATCGAGGGCGACGTCGGTGATGACGCCGATATTCGGCACAGCCTTCTTGATGGCAGCGCTGGCGAGATTTATGAGGTTGTTCTTTTCCAGGCTGTTCGAGCCGGTTTCGTCGCGCAGTTCCATTTCGATATTCGGGAATGTAGCGAGCGCCGGAATGCCTAGGTCGGCCGCTTCCTTTGCGGCTTCCACGGCCTTGTCCACGGTCATGCGATTGACGCCCGGCATGGCCGGGATCGGCTCGATGATGCCGTTGCCGGGGATCACGAAGATCGGCCAGATCAGGTCGTCGACAGTCAGCCGGTTTTCCTGGACAAGGCGGCGCGTCCAATCGGCCTTGCGGTTACGCCGCATGCGCCGATGCCCCGTGATCTCGTCAACAAGGTGCGTCTTGTCTTCCATGGTCCCGCCATCCTTTTTGGTCTATCTATGGCCTTAATTTGCAAGCAGCGTACCTATCACGCTGTCCCCAGGATTTAAAACCCGGCGAAAGGCCGGAGCCATTATAGCTCTGGCGAGCCTGTGGCCTCCTACGTATTGTTCGCACATGGAACCTGATTCTTCGACCTTACCCAAGAACACGCTGACGGACATCCTGTTCGTGCTGTTCCTGCGGCTGATTGCGATCGGCTGTTTCTGGCTCGGCCTGCAATATTGGTCGATGCTGGTCGGTTATTCGCTGGAAGGTCATGCCCGTTTCGATCTGCTCAATCTGCCCTGGAAGGTGGCAGGCGCCGGTCTTGCCGTCGTCTTCCCGGTCGCAGCCCTTGGCTTGTGGCTGACGGTCTCCTGGGGGCCGGTGATCTGGGTGCTGGCAGCCGGTGGTCAGGCACTCATGTACGGGCTCTGGCCGCAGATCTTCGGCTCCAATCCGCTGATCGTCATCCTGCATGCCTGCGTCGCCGTTCTCTATTGTATTTTCCGCATTTTGCTCTGGCAGGAACATCGCCGGCGCCAGCAACAGGTAATGGTTGATTTACCCTGAGACACCAAGACTTCGCGGTAAGGTGCTGTTAAGCCTGCAGTTTAAGTAGAATTTTATGTGTATTCGATAGGGTCTCATTCAAGGCGGGAAGAAAACGACACCGCCAAACAAAACAGTGAGGCCAAGTCATGATGAACACGAAAATCAAGCCGCAGGCAGTTGCGAATGCTCGGGACCAGCAGATCGAAGATATCCGTGGTCTCTATATGGAATCGCTCCACCTCGTGGAGCGCCTCCACCGCCGTCTCCTCGATGTTATCAAGGACGAGTTCGACCGCCAAGGCCGCGACGACGTCAACGCCGTCCAGGCGCTGCTCCTTTTCAACATCGGCAATTCAGAACTGACCGCCGGCGAACTGCGCTCTCGCGGTTTCTATCTCGGCTCCAACGTTTCCTACAACGTCAAGAAGCTGGTCGACCTCGGCTTCATCAACCATCAGCGCTCGCGCATCGACCGCCGCTCGGTTCGCATCAGCCTGACGGAAACCGGCCAGGACATCGCCGAAACCGTCGCCAAGCTCTACGAGCGCCACATCGCCTCCATCGACAAGGTCGGCGGCATCGGCACGGACGAGTTCACTCAGATGAACAAGCTCCTGCAGCGTCTGGACCGCTTCTGGAACGACCAGATTTTGTATCGCCTGTAATTAACGGCGGCAGATCTACGACACGACTCTCCAGTAGAATAAGCCGGATACGTTCCCTGCGTGTCCGGCTTGCTCTTGTCAGAGCGAGGATAGTACTCGTACTGGCTGTGGGCTTTTTGCCACGTCCCGCCGTGACCTTGCGGTGCACAACAGCATCCGCGCCATCTGTGCCATTGACGCCAAAGTATCAGGCGCTATTAACCTCGCCCATCTAGACTAAATGTTCGCCTGGGACCGGGTGACCCGTCTCACAATATGCAGGTATCGAGGGTTGCGAGAGCGATGCCCTCGTAGAGCCTCATGCATAGGAGACGGGCCATGGACGAGACTATCACATATGTCGGATTGGATGTTCACAAAGAGACGATCGCGGTGGCGCTCGCTGACGGCGGTGGGCGCGGTGACGCGCGCGCGTTTGGCCAGATCGTCAATACGCCAACGGCCTTGACCCGCATGCTGGCCAAGCTTTCGCAGCCGGGTCGGACATTGAAGTTTTGCTACGAAGCGGGACCTTGCGGCTACGGCATTCAGCGGCAACTGTCTGCCGCAGGTCATGATTGCGTGGTCGTCGCCCCTTCTTTGATCCCGCACAAACCAGGCGATCGCATCAAGACAGACCGTCGGGATGCCAACAATCTGGCAAGACTTCATCGCGCTAGAGAACTGAGCGCTGTTTGGATACCAGATACAGCCCATGAGGCGATGCGTGATCTGGTTCGGGCACGGCTTGCCGCTGTGCGCAGCTTGCGGCAAGCGCGCCAGCAGCTCAGCGGATTTCTGCTTCGTCATGGCTTTCACTACAGCCGGCCGGCCTGGACGCAGATGCACCGCCGTTGGTTGGCCGGTCTTTGCTTTGAACAGCCAATCCACCAAATCGTTCTCCAGGATCACATCGCCACAATCGAGGCGGCAACTGAGCGGCGGGATCGGCTGACGAAGCAGATCGAGACCATGTTGAGTGACTGGTCATTGGCTCCGGTGGTCGTCGCGCTGCAATCACTGCGCGGCATGGCTCTGGTGACGGCCGCTACGATGATTGCCGAATTGGGCGATCTCAGCCGCTTCACAAACCCGCGCCAATTAATGGCCTATCTCGGGCTGGTACCATCGGAGCATTCAAGCGGTGGAACTCGGCGGCAGGGCGGCATTACAAAAGCAGGCAATACAACGGCGCGTCGAATGCTGATTGAAGCCGCTTGGAGTTATCGGTTTCCCGCAAAGATCAGCCGTGATCAGTTGATCCGCCAGGAGCAGCTCCCAAAAGCGATCCGCGACACGGCATGGAAGGCGCAGGAGCGGCTGTGCGGCCGCTATCGCAAGCTCACGAAGGCCGGAAAGCCGGCAACGACCGTAACCACGGCGATCGCTCGCGAATTATCCGGATTCGTCTGGGCGATTGCATGCCAGGTCTCACCGCGTTGAGTATAGCTCAATCCTGAACTCAACAAGGAGGACAGAAGAGTCAAAAAGCCATATGCGCCTGGGCAAGGCTGGGGGCACGGTCACGGCAGGAGAACCCTCGATTCCACTATCAGCCGGTTACATTCCGACGCTGCGAACTAGACAGAGGAAGCTCCGCGACGCATCAGGTCCGGCGGTAACCAACCCGCGCATCAGAGCATGATCAACCGTCGTTATATGACCGTGCTTCCTGCTTTCCCCAGGATGCATCCACACCAAACGAAACGCCCTGACGACAGGGCGACGATTTTTCTATTCCTGCATCTTGTAAGGGCGAACATGAGAGTGGTATTTTAGCAACGCAAAAAGGTGGTTCTTCCGCTACGGCAGGCCAAAGCAAGTTTCATGCCGGGCGACACGAATTGGCCATATTGCTATGACAGCGGAAACGAACGGCAAACGGCGCTTTTCAAGTCTTGATCTTCATGCCTTAGCGCTTTGGGCTCGCAACATTGTGATGGTCCGGAGCGAAGTTTTTGTGGTGCTTTAAGGCGTTGGATTGATAGTGAGCTGCGTTACTTGGAGCGAGCTGCTGAATTTACTGCTTTCTCTCTTGGCTGCGGATGAAATCGATCGCAGCGTCGAACGGTAGGGATATGTCGAAGAAAAACGGAATTGAACCTTTCTCGCGCCGCTCCTTCCTGCGGTCTGCGGCAACTTTTGGCGTGGCAGCTTTGGCAGCTCCGGCAATTGCACAGGACCAGACGCCTCTCGATGCGCTGATCAATAATCGTGCCCGCGGCAATTGGGACGATCAGTTCGATGCGAAGGCCGCCGCGCGTACCGCCGCAGCGGTTGTTTCCAACACGCCGATCCTCGGGCCAGATTCCGTACCGAACATCCAGCAAGCGATCGCCCAGTATCAGAGCATCGTTGCCAATGGCGGCTGGCCGCAGATCAACCCGACGAGCCAGCAGCCGCTTCAGCTCGGCGCTACTGATCCTGCCGTGCAAGCGCTACGTCAGCATCTGATGATAACCGGCGACCTGCCGCGTGGGGCAGGCATGTCGTCTTCCTTCGACTCCTATGTCGACGGCGCCGTCAAGCGCTTCCAGGCTCGCCACGGCCTGCCGCCGGATGGCGTTCTCGGCGAATTCACGCTGAAGGCGTTGAATATCCCGGTTGATGTTCGCCTGCAGCAATTGAACACCAACCTCGTTCGCCTGCAGACTTTCCCGGCCGATCTCGGCCGCCGTCACGTCATGGTCAACGTCCCGGCGACCTATGTCGAAGCCGTGGAGGATGGCCAGGTGGCGCTGCGCCATGAGGCGATCGTCGGCCGCCTCTCACGCCCGACGCACCTCATCAATTCAAAGATCTACGAGGTCATCCTCAACCCTTACTGGACGGCACCGCGCTCGATCATCGTCAAGGACATCGTGCCGCTGATGCGCAAGGATCCGACCTATCTGAAGAAGAGCAATATCCGCCTTCTCGACGGCAAGGGTA
It encodes the following:
- the hemB gene encoding porphobilinogen synthase, encoding MEDKTHLVDEITGHRRMRRNRKADWTRRLVQENRLTVDDLIWPIFVIPGNGIIEPIPAMPGVNRMTVDKAVEAAKEAADLGIPALATFPNIEMELRDETGSNSLEKNNLINLASAAIKKAVPNIGVITDVALDPFTSHGHDGILRGNEIVNDETVEQVARAAVYQADAGADIIAPSEMMDGRIGAIRHALDAAGHQSVGIMSYATKFSSAFYGPYREAISTGGLLKGDKKTYYIDPANGTEAVRDAALDVEEGADMLMVKPGLPYLDICWRLKEAFGLPTFAYQVSGEYSMIKAATANGWIDGERVMLETLLAFKRAGCDGILTYFAVEVARQLAKR
- a CDS encoding AbrB/MazE/SpoVT family DNA-binding domain-containing protein; translation: MNVVIRKIGNSEGVIIPREILDRMGLEAGDTLELSMQDGELRLQPTDADFARQMEHAQRFMDQYKVALKKLAE
- a CDS encoding IS110 family transposase, with amino-acid sequence MDETITYVGLDVHKETIAVALADGGGRGDARAFGQIVNTPTALTRMLAKLSQPGRTLKFCYEAGPCGYGIQRQLSAAGHDCVVVAPSLIPHKPGDRIKTDRRDANNLARLHRARELSAVWIPDTAHEAMRDLVRARLAAVRSLRQARQQLSGFLLRHGFHYSRPAWTQMHRRWLAGLCFEQPIHQIVLQDHIATIEAATERRDRLTKQIETMLSDWSLAPVVVALQSLRGMALVTAATMIAELGDLSRFTNPRQLMAYLGLVPSEHSSGGTRRQGGITKAGNTTARRMLIEAAWSYRFPAKISRDQLIRQEQLPKAIRDTAWKAQERLCGRYRKLTKAGKPATTVTTAIARELSGFVWAIACQVSPR
- the ldtR gene encoding transcriptional regulator LdtR codes for the protein MNTKIKPQAVANARDQQIEDIRGLYMESLHLVERLHRRLLDVIKDEFDRQGRDDVNAVQALLLFNIGNSELTAGELRSRGFYLGSNVSYNVKKLVDLGFINHQRSRIDRRSVRISLTETGQDIAETVAKLYERHIASIDKVGGIGTDEFTQMNKLLQRLDRFWNDQILYRL
- a CDS encoding RDD family protein, producing MSLNPSPLYAAPDDWRAYSGVLSRRIFAFILDYVIVGLLCIPAAVLLFFVSILTLGLGFVLYPVLFIIVAGFYFGWTLGGPHQASLGMRAMGIAMVRLDGRPMDFLTAIVHLALFWILNSVLTPLILLAGLFIERSRLVHDLLLGTVIIRTA
- a CDS encoding arginyltransferase: MNTQSTPSPQFYLTAPAACPYLPREMERKVFTHLVGPRAAEMNDILTQGGFRRSQNIAYRPACESCRACISVRILAQEFIPSRSMKRVLASNSDIIATEFPAQPSSEQYSLFRRYLDDRHQQGGMSDMTVLDYAIMVEDTHVNTRIIEYRRREEGSGLEQRPKGELLAAALTDVMSDGLSMVYSYFNPDLDHRSLGTFMILDHIKRTKALGLPHVYLGYWVKGSRKMDYKTRFQPQEHLTPRGWERFDPADAVEDISH
- a CDS encoding type II toxin-antitoxin system death-on-curing family toxin; translation: MPVIFLTRTLVEQLHKIQIKRFGGSYGLRDEGALESALARPINKAQYGSEDVAELAAAYLFGLAKNHVFVDGNKRIAIVAAAIFLMDNGYKIQTTDANLYSFVLAVAAGEIDEEGATRFLRDVCIPYEE
- a CDS encoding DUF6163 family protein, with amino-acid sequence MEPDSSTLPKNTLTDILFVLFLRLIAIGCFWLGLQYWSMLVGYSLEGHARFDLLNLPWKVAGAGLAVVFPVAALGLWLTVSWGPVIWVLAAGGQALMYGLWPQIFGSNPLIVILHACVAVLYCIFRILLWQEHRRRQQQVMVDLP
- a CDS encoding DMT family transporter, which translates into the protein MVSHLSHHGKGLLLTTIGGLALSMDIPLIRLSSGDVWSVLSVRSLATIFVSLVALIVIRRVTGSLRSILPGWIGLPVGLFYGLTTITFLLAIYYTTAANVVFIIALNPMFAALLSWIFLKERPAHSTIVTMIAMIFGVGLIVQDGMEGGHFLGDALSVLASFFIACAITIARASRRDMGFASLLSAIIPAAVGLYHVIPSSIAIDHPAWILLDGAVLMPLSFWCLATGTRFLSAPEVAMFYLLETILAPIWVWLIFAEAPSNMTLTGGLVLILALAAHSLWQALVRARMAAALG